One part of the Desulfonema ishimotonii genome encodes these proteins:
- the tssF gene encoding type VI secretion system baseplate subunit TssF, protein MTDQKRDTLLEFYKGELTWLRKTGAAFARQYPKVAGRLQLGADQSPDPHVERLIEAFAFLTARIQYNLESEFPRISAALLNTLYPQFLSPIPSVTVARFEVDPDQGGLTSAHVIPRHTPLYARATAPTGEKQTCRFRTCYPVTLLPVEVAEAGFISTDHYDFLDSGKRDNGWRNLKPGEVATVLRIRIRSRIGDFQDLDSDRLRFYLRGEQVLTNALYELIFAHVHRVAVLPEGSDHPYFLPDDAILPVGFAPDEAVLPYPSNAHPAYRLLHEYFTFPGKFLFFDVTRLKAHGAATYFDILILLDRMPERRVRIGPDTFCLGCTPVINLFHKTTDPIRIDHRQTRYPLFPDKRREKITEIHSVRSVSASPDPEDRSEPVAPFFSFNHQTEARKGKAFWYADRRDTVLKNLPGTRMRIAFTDLDFNPQVPSHTTVYAHTLCTNRRLAEDLPEGAVLRIEREAPVARISTLHRPTPQIDPPLDGETLWRLISHLSLNHLSLGSGPESLTALREILKLYSFSERSSTWQQIAGIERMACRSVVRRMGSEVWKGFCRGIEITLEFDEKLYEGNSAFLLASVLNRFFPLYASVNAFTRLIIKSQQREGIWKKWPPMTGEQFVL, encoded by the coding sequence ATGACCGATCAGAAACGGGACACACTGCTTGAATTCTACAAAGGCGAACTCACCTGGCTGCGCAAGACGGGGGCGGCCTTTGCCCGCCAGTACCCCAAGGTGGCGGGCCGCCTGCAACTGGGGGCTGACCAGTCGCCCGATCCCCATGTGGAGCGCCTGATCGAGGCCTTTGCCTTTCTGACCGCCCGGATTCAGTACAATCTGGAAAGCGAGTTCCCCCGGATCTCCGCAGCCCTGCTCAACACCCTCTACCCCCAGTTTCTCAGCCCCATCCCCTCCGTGACCGTGGCCCGGTTCGAGGTGGACCCGGACCAGGGCGGACTGACCTCGGCCCATGTCATCCCCCGCCATACGCCCCTTTATGCCCGCGCCACGGCCCCGACCGGCGAAAAACAGACCTGCCGGTTCAGAACCTGTTACCCGGTGACGCTGCTGCCCGTTGAGGTGGCCGAGGCCGGTTTCATCTCCACCGACCATTACGACTTTCTTGATTCGGGCAAGCGGGACAACGGATGGCGGAACCTGAAGCCGGGCGAGGTGGCCACGGTGCTGAGAATCCGCATCCGAAGCCGGATCGGCGACTTTCAGGATCTTGATTCTGACCGGCTGCGCTTTTATCTCCGGGGTGAACAGGTGCTGACCAATGCCCTGTACGAGCTGATCTTTGCCCACGTTCACCGGGTCGCGGTGCTGCCGGAAGGCAGCGATCACCCGTACTTTCTCCCGGATGACGCCATTCTGCCGGTGGGGTTTGCCCCGGACGAGGCCGTGCTGCCCTATCCGTCCAACGCCCACCCCGCATATCGCCTGCTCCACGAGTATTTCACCTTTCCCGGCAAATTTCTCTTCTTTGACGTGACCCGGCTGAAAGCGCACGGCGCTGCAACGTATTTCGACATCCTCATCCTGCTTGACCGGATGCCGGAGCGGCGGGTCCGCATCGGGCCGGACACCTTCTGCCTGGGCTGCACGCCGGTCATCAACCTGTTTCACAAGACCACGGACCCCATTCGGATCGACCACCGGCAGACCCGCTATCCCCTCTTTCCGGACAAGCGGCGGGAGAAAATCACGGAGATTCACTCGGTCCGCTCGGTGTCGGCCTCGCCCGATCCCGAAGACCGGTCCGAACCGGTGGCGCCGTTTTTCTCTTTCAATCACCAGACGGAGGCACGGAAGGGCAAGGCGTTCTGGTATGCCGACCGCCGGGACACGGTGCTGAAAAACCTGCCCGGCACCCGGATGCGCATCGCCTTTACCGATCTCGACTTCAACCCCCAAGTGCCGTCCCACACCACGGTCTACGCCCATACGCTCTGTACTAATCGCAGGCTGGCCGAGGATCTGCCCGAAGGCGCGGTCCTCCGGATCGAGCGGGAAGCGCCTGTGGCCCGGATTTCAACCCTTCACCGGCCCACTCCCCAGATTGATCCGCCGCTGGACGGGGAGACCCTGTGGCGGCTGATCTCGCATCTCTCCCTCAACCACCTCTCCCTGGGCAGCGGCCCGGAAAGCCTGACCGCCCTGCGGGAGATCCTGAAGCTGTACAGTTTTTCCGAAAGAAGCAGCACCTGGCAGCAGATTGCGGGCATTGAGCGCATGGCCTGCCGGAGCGTGGTGCGGCGCATGGGGAGCGAGGTCTGGAAGGGGTTTTGCCGGGGCATCGAGATCACGCTGGAATTTGACGAAAAGCTCTATGAGGGCAACAGCGCATTTTTGCTGGCCTCGGTACTCAACCGGTTTTTCCCGCTTTACGCCTCTGTGAACGCCTTCACCCGGTTGATTATCAAAAGCCAGCAACGGGAGGGAATATGGAAAAAATGGCCGCCCATGACCGGGGAGCAGTTCGTTCTGTAG
- the tssE gene encoding type VI secretion system baseplate subunit TssE has product MPIPAPFKARATLLERLTDYEPRQKAEPHPLRVLSREGLKESVRRNLDWILNARTPLTGDEFDHDELTVIHYGIPDFGGYSPENPEDRKRLARRIRRAVRFFEPRLRDVRVTVGPQMENERTLRVIIIHAVMVEADIREPVIFKTILQG; this is encoded by the coding sequence ATGCCGATCCCCGCACCGTTCAAAGCCAGGGCCACCCTCCTGGAGCGGCTGACCGACTACGAACCCCGGCAAAAAGCCGAACCGCATCCCCTGCGGGTACTCAGCCGGGAAGGGTTGAAGGAATCCGTGCGCCGGAACCTCGACTGGATACTCAACGCCCGGACCCCGCTGACAGGCGATGAATTTGACCACGATGAGCTGACTGTCATCCACTACGGTATCCCCGACTTCGGGGGGTATTCGCCGGAAAACCCCGAAGACCGGAAGCGCCTGGCGCGACGCATCCGGCGGGCCGTCCGCTTTTTCGAGCCCCGGCTCAGGGATGTGCGTGTCACGGTCGGGCCGCAAATGGAAAACGAACGGACCCTCAGGGTCATCATCATCCACGCCGTCATGGTGGAGGCCGACATCCGGGAGCCGGTCATCTTTAAAACCATACTTCAGGGATAA
- a CDS encoding Hcp family type VI secretion system effector, protein MATNMYLKLEGIDGEATDVNHDKWIEILNWSHSFNQPTTPVRASSGSTVEMCNHADMSVTKYLDVATDALLSHIWSGKQIPTAIIECFRADGQNTPVKYLQIDMDKVIISNYSISGGQSDLPVENLSLSYGKVKYTYTEYGKDGAAKGQKPVSHDLTTNEVGG, encoded by the coding sequence ATGGCAACAAATATGTATCTGAAATTAGAGGGTATTGACGGAGAGGCCACGGATGTGAACCATGACAAGTGGATCGAAATCCTTAACTGGAGCCACAGTTTTAACCAGCCCACCACCCCGGTGCGGGCCTCTTCCGGCTCCACAGTGGAGATGTGCAACCATGCGGATATGTCCGTGACCAAATACCTGGATGTGGCGACCGATGCCCTCCTGAGCCATATCTGGTCCGGCAAGCAGATCCCCACGGCCATCATCGAGTGTTTCCGGGCGGATGGCCAGAATACGCCGGTGAAATACCTGCAAATTGACATGGATAAGGTGATCATTTCCAATTATAGCATCTCCGGTGGCCAGTCCGACCTTCCCGTGGAAAATCTGTCGCTCTCCTACGGCAAGGTTAAGTACACCTACACGGAATACGGGAAAGACGGGGCGGCAAAGGGACAGAAGCCGGTCTCCCATGATCTGACCACCAATGAGGTGGGCGGCTGA
- the tssC gene encoding type VI secretion system contractile sheath large subunit encodes MAEDQRQSTEGAAQEEVSVLDQIIEEGRMVRDDAHEDQKSYAKDMIGELVSQVLDDEMVVSEDTVAMIQNRIAAIDEVISDQLNEIMHHEDFQKMESSWRGLNYLVMNTETSTSLKLRLMNITRKELLDDLQKAVEFDQSQLFKKIYEEEYGTFGGSPYTVLIGDYEFGRHPQDMALIEKLSNVAAAAHAPFIAAASPKLFDMDSFTQLGTPRDLSKIFESLELIKWRSFRESEDSRYVTLAMPHILLRLPYGEETVPVDGLNFEEDVTGRDHSRYLWGNAAWALGQRITDAFSRYKWCAAIRGVEGGGRVEGLPAHTFKTDEGDIALKCPTEIAITDRREKELNDLGFISLVHCKNTDYAAFFGGQTTQKPKKYDTDEANANARLSAVLPYILASSRFAHYIKSIMRDKIGSFMTAENVETYLNRWITNYVLAKDDASQELKAQYPLREARVDVTEIPGRPGCYNAVVFLRPHFQLEELTTSIRLVAELPAPVA; translated from the coding sequence ATGGCAGAAGATCAGAGGCAAAGTACGGAAGGCGCGGCTCAGGAAGAGGTGAGCGTGCTGGACCAGATTATAGAAGAAGGCAGAATGGTCCGGGATGATGCCCATGAGGACCAGAAATCTTACGCAAAGGATATGATCGGCGAGCTGGTTTCCCAGGTGCTGGACGATGAGATGGTCGTGAGCGAGGACACGGTGGCCATGATTCAGAACCGGATTGCCGCCATTGATGAGGTGATCAGCGACCAGTTGAACGAGATCATGCACCATGAGGATTTCCAGAAAATGGAGTCGTCCTGGCGGGGGCTGAATTATCTGGTGATGAACACCGAAACCAGCACCTCCCTGAAGCTGCGGCTGATGAACATCACCCGGAAGGAGCTGCTGGACGACCTGCAAAAAGCCGTGGAGTTCGACCAGAGCCAGCTGTTCAAGAAGATTTACGAGGAGGAGTACGGCACCTTCGGCGGCAGCCCCTACACGGTGCTGATCGGCGATTACGAGTTCGGACGTCATCCCCAGGATATGGCACTTATTGAAAAGCTCTCCAACGTGGCGGCCGCCGCCCACGCGCCCTTTATCGCGGCTGCCAGCCCCAAGCTCTTTGACATGGACAGCTTCACCCAGCTGGGCACGCCCAGGGACCTCTCCAAGATCTTTGAAAGCCTGGAGCTGATCAAATGGCGCTCCTTCCGGGAGAGCGAGGATTCCCGGTATGTGACCCTGGCGATGCCCCACATTCTGCTGCGCCTGCCCTATGGTGAGGAAACCGTTCCGGTGGACGGGCTGAACTTTGAAGAGGATGTCACCGGCAGGGATCACAGCAGGTATCTCTGGGGCAACGCGGCATGGGCATTGGGCCAGCGGATCACGGACGCCTTTTCCAGGTACAAATGGTGCGCGGCCATCCGGGGTGTGGAAGGCGGCGGCCGGGTGGAGGGGCTGCCGGCCCACACGTTTAAGACAGATGAGGGCGATATTGCCCTCAAGTGTCCCACGGAAATCGCCATTACAGACCGGCGGGAAAAGGAGCTGAACGATCTGGGTTTTATCAGCCTGGTCCACTGCAAGAACACGGATTATGCGGCCTTTTTCGGGGGCCAGACCACCCAGAAGCCCAAAAAGTATGACACGGACGAGGCCAATGCCAATGCCCGGCTTTCGGCGGTGCTGCCCTATATTCTGGCCTCTTCGCGGTTTGCCCACTACATCAAGTCGATCATGCGGGACAAGATCGGCAGCTTTATGACGGCCGAGAATGTGGAAACCTATCTCAACCGCTGGATCACCAATTACGTGCTGGCAAAGGATGACGCATCCCAGGAACTCAAGGCCCAGTATCCGCTCCGGGAGGCGCGGGTGGATGTGACCGAGATTCCGGGCAGGCCGGGGTGTTACAATGCCGTGGTCTTTCTGCGCCCCCATTTTCAGTTGGAGGAGCTGACCACCTCCATCCGGCTGGTGGCCGAACTGCCCGCGCCGGTGGCATAA
- the tssB gene encoding type VI secretion system contractile sheath small subunit, translating to MAESTQHKLDRVRPPRVQITYDVETGDAIEMKELPFVAGIMADLSGKPEEPLPRIKDRKFVEIDRDNFNDVLAGINPRLVFQVKNRLADDDTKLNVELKFKNVEDFDPVSVLKQVSALKKLYDARQRLSDLLTKLDGNDDLDKLLQDIVHNTEELAAIRKQARKDDDAGAEEKAEAQSDSGADAGEAAGEAPEEGPEEIPESEE from the coding sequence ATGGCTGAAAGCACACAGCATAAACTCGACCGGGTCCGCCCGCCCAGGGTGCAGATCACCTATGACGTGGAGACCGGCGACGCCATTGAGATGAAGGAGCTGCCCTTTGTGGCCGGTATCATGGCCGATCTGTCGGGCAAGCCCGAAGAGCCGCTTCCCAGGATCAAAGACCGGAAATTCGTTGAGATCGACCGGGACAACTTCAACGATGTTCTGGCGGGCATCAACCCGCGCCTGGTTTTTCAGGTGAAAAACAGGCTGGCAGATGATGACACCAAGCTGAATGTCGAGCTGAAGTTCAAAAATGTGGAAGATTTCGATCCGGTCAGTGTGCTGAAACAGGTATCTGCGCTGAAAAAGCTCTACGATGCCCGCCAGCGTCTGTCCGATCTGCTGACCAAGCTGGACGGCAATGACGATCTGGACAAACTGCTTCAGGATATCGTGCATAACACCGAGGAGCTGGCGGCGATCCGGAAGCAGGCCCGGAAGGACGATGATGCCGGGGCGGAAGAGAAGGCTGAGGCGCAGTCGGATAGCGGTGCCGATGCCGGAGAAGCGGCAGGGGAAGCGCCTGAAGAGGGGCCGGAGGAGATTCCTGAAAGCGAAGAATAG
- the tssA gene encoding type VI secretion system protein TssA: MSQNIQRPAVPRSESTDKGPDTEAASGASPFPPDVERLLHPISAEKPSGEFLLYEGTYDRIRDARRADDPNLPRGVWETDLKKADWREVTELCFDALENRTKDLQIAVWLLEALLHRYRFDGVREGLKLLAGLCEKFWDSLYPEIEADDLYGRIAPAEWMNRKLSIRLKLIPVTRPDSRNAGVPSYTFADKERSDLIGHLPEKEKINLEDEITQAAFLRSVMYTPKSFYAEQVRTLTACLAHLEYLDSLLEEKCGSEAPGLREFRETLEHIRDLANGFLKAREKEEKDHETEAPGSAATDGDGPTADDDALTGTTTLSIRSRAQAYRILSEVADYLLIREPHSPVPHLLKRAVRWGDMSLPDLLQELVNDDNDRYEIFKLLALKTPENSQ, translated from the coding sequence ATGAGCCAGAATATACAGAGACCGGCAGTTCCCCGCTCCGAATCGACGGATAAGGGGCCGGATACAGAGGCGGCTTCAGGCGCATCGCCGTTTCCTCCGGATGTGGAGCGGCTGCTTCACCCCATTTCAGCAGAAAAGCCCTCCGGCGAATTTCTGCTCTACGAGGGGACTTACGACAGGATCCGGGACGCCCGCCGGGCGGATGACCCGAATCTGCCCAGGGGGGTGTGGGAGACGGATCTCAAAAAGGCCGACTGGCGCGAGGTCACGGAACTCTGCTTTGACGCCCTGGAAAACCGGACCAAGGATTTGCAGATCGCGGTCTGGCTTCTGGAGGCGCTCCTGCACCGTTACCGCTTCGACGGTGTGCGGGAAGGCCTGAAGCTGCTGGCCGGTCTCTGTGAGAAGTTCTGGGACAGCCTGTATCCCGAAATCGAGGCGGATGATCTCTATGGCCGGATCGCCCCTGCGGAATGGATGAACCGGAAGCTCAGCATCCGGCTGAAACTGATCCCCGTGACCCGGCCCGACAGCCGGAACGCCGGTGTGCCCTCCTACACCTTTGCGGATAAGGAGCGGAGTGACCTGATTGGACATCTGCCGGAAAAAGAGAAGATCAACCTGGAGGACGAGATTACCCAGGCCGCGTTTCTCAGGAGCGTGATGTATACGCCCAAGTCCTTTTACGCGGAACAGGTCAGAACCCTGACCGCCTGTCTGGCCCATCTGGAGTATCTGGACAGCCTGCTGGAAGAGAAATGCGGCAGCGAAGCCCCCGGTCTCAGAGAGTTCCGGGAGACCCTGGAGCATATCCGGGATCTGGCCAACGGCTTTCTCAAAGCCAGGGAAAAGGAGGAAAAAGACCATGAGACAGAAGCCCCCGGCAGTGCCGCCACAGACGGCGATGGCCCGACTGCCGATGACGATGCCCTGACCGGAACCACCACCCTCTCCATCCGAAGCCGCGCCCAGGCCTACCGAATCCTCAGCGAAGTTGCCGACTACCTGCTCATCCGCGAACCCCACAGCCCGGTGCCGCACCTGTTGAAACGGGCGGTCAGATGGGGGGATATGTCTCTGCCCGATCTCCTTCAGGAACTGGTGAACGACGATAACGACCGATATGAGATTTTCAAACTGCTGGCGCTGAAGACGCCGGAGAATTCGCAATAA
- a CDS encoding type VI secretion protein IcmF/TssM N-terminal domain-containing protein, translating to MGKIKRLLLFLLAGILLGTFWLMEKTPHNLLMGVIAVILLILLFIFLIFRAAAKAPTPDMAPPPLSPPPEPPEKPSDTEDAGRIPSGAKLRKSFARAVKSLKNNVSGRDYRYQIPWFLMLGQTEAGKTELLKHIGLNPLFDRRIEEYRASEDPPCNWWLFERGVVIDVAGEMVLQEEDDLSDRPIGRLLPGRLRRQLSGGRMWRLFLSLLQKYRPDRPIDGVILTLPCTAFMGFGSEAHERQRIREKADLLYRRLWHAQKVLGIRFPVYVLVTQCDRISGFTDFCRAMPSGHLRDQIFGWSSPYTVETAYAGEWGQQAFRAIRQQLFETQFEMFAEGTVPGQTDPQNGGPGDDFFLFPSNFQALEAPMRICLDHLFRQSVYHQSFVFRGIYFCGRGAEPAPEPESAGLRPFEKPRQEESDAEAAGLKPFFVKELLEKKIFPEHGVARPLTRAIITRNRKELVFQVLTVLFILIAGIGLWRDYKQFRKDHRAVRAFLEKVDENLDDLSIRIRTNSKKELVRYVLEQESVSISFNENALRLSGELASVNELRFAFIPSSWLWFGSVHETIGKSVGSAYDQIILKAMFIQLVQKAESIVEPRRMGPVITDGQKFRYSLEEIPAFYHLAKFTRDLQALEKHIRIYNGLAESKNYLYEFGQVVEYLFGIRLRESFYVRSRYYSQARQEAGRWSFDPEITKIFRVKASKFTIDRLARRFPEDFSESDPVDRRLQTLSEALEDFSRMGRQSVRNDRPVRELLGTISATEALLLRERYQWLAWEKLAQAEPFERLLNEISQSAFLGQPLSDKVRVLGEEGFAQLREKLKSRQAALTGPLLARQADNIRMQLSDDVIEFRSSLEKLLGYDFMSARRDQFRDVRTCSDGTRLEWNINLLRDTVKSLEDYERFIRNEYREYSPALQKMVLRVAKSRMDREVQGRIAGAQTCEPLSDRFLRQHRETVISSEIVNFKDASRLLSRLRADCGRLDLTDAHVVLSELLRWQANHLLTAIDNILSSENLYTVRGGDFSWWDGTGPALSLAAFDVVDQNELAYYLQLQRNRVRHLAYEYAEPVITLFISNRMDELTLNKWKRILSQVQAYESKKPGNSVTALEKFVLFELDHISDRNYREKIPPARLNEGSGDIFLEARNALRRKLYARCQRLAAKTLMADYATLREFFNRKLAGRFPFAAITPQTAWFAEAEPQDIRDFYRLLDRRLKDNRDLFVQDHLFGVSGGHVYDFLKKTERLRGLFSGYLDEPAEAPSQPDEAEEGKAAEKKKPEKDGQPEYPALDFDIEFRVNRNHEKLANRIIGWTFTVGDQVFRYGGPKKTGRWHWGEPVSLSLRWPRNYPGYPVLPGNRPGLTLDGKTVTWTFSDPWALLRLLRLHAATPGDFDTPEAASPHTLKFEVSTVHVDLNEEKKEKPDPQEPPNTRVYLRLNLITPDKNKTMITTMPVFPVKAPELKWRSTDGGVYEPEYTETGSSPLRIDG from the coding sequence ATGGGAAAGATAAAACGGCTATTGCTTTTCCTGCTTGCGGGCATCCTCCTGGGCACGTTCTGGCTCATGGAAAAGACGCCCCACAACCTGCTGATGGGCGTCATTGCCGTCATTTTGCTCATTCTGCTTTTTATTTTCCTCATCTTCCGCGCCGCTGCCAAAGCGCCGACACCCGACATGGCTCCGCCGCCGCTGTCGCCGCCCCCTGAACCGCCTGAAAAACCTTCGGATACGGAAGACGCCGGGCGCATCCCCTCCGGGGCAAAGCTGAGGAAATCCTTTGCCCGTGCCGTCAAATCCCTGAAGAACAACGTATCGGGCCGGGATTACCGGTATCAGATTCCGTGGTTTCTCATGCTCGGCCAGACAGAGGCCGGGAAGACCGAACTCCTGAAGCACATCGGGCTCAACCCGCTCTTTGACCGCCGGATTGAAGAATACCGGGCATCGGAAGACCCCCCCTGCAACTGGTGGCTCTTTGAACGGGGCGTGGTGATCGACGTGGCCGGGGAGATGGTGTTGCAGGAGGAGGATGACCTGTCGGACCGGCCCATTGGCCGCCTGCTTCCCGGACGCCTCCGCCGGCAGCTTTCCGGGGGCCGTATGTGGCGGCTCTTCCTGAGCCTCCTTCAGAAATACCGGCCCGACCGCCCCATTGACGGCGTTATTCTGACCCTCCCCTGTACGGCCTTCATGGGATTCGGGAGCGAGGCACACGAGCGACAGAGAATCCGGGAAAAAGCCGATCTGCTCTACCGGCGGCTCTGGCACGCCCAGAAGGTGCTGGGCATCCGTTTTCCCGTCTATGTGCTGGTGACCCAGTGTGACCGGATCAGCGGGTTCACCGACTTCTGCCGGGCCATGCCGTCCGGTCATCTGCGTGATCAGATTTTCGGCTGGTCCAGCCCCTACACGGTCGAAACCGCCTACGCCGGGGAGTGGGGCCAGCAGGCCTTCCGTGCCATCCGCCAGCAGCTTTTTGAAACCCAGTTCGAGATGTTTGCCGAGGGGACGGTTCCGGGGCAGACCGATCCTCAGAACGGCGGTCCGGGCGACGATTTTTTTTTGTTCCCGTCGAATTTTCAGGCCCTGGAAGCGCCCATGCGGATCTGTCTGGACCACCTCTTCCGGCAGAGCGTCTATCACCAGTCCTTTGTGTTCCGGGGGATTTATTTTTGCGGGCGCGGCGCTGAACCGGCTCCCGAACCCGAATCCGCAGGTCTGAGGCCCTTTGAAAAGCCCCGGCAGGAGGAATCCGACGCCGAAGCGGCAGGCCTGAAGCCCTTTTTCGTCAAAGAGCTGCTTGAGAAAAAGATCTTCCCGGAACACGGTGTGGCCCGGCCCCTGACCCGTGCCATCATCACCCGGAACCGGAAAGAGCTGGTCTTTCAGGTGCTGACCGTGCTGTTTATCCTTATTGCGGGCATCGGCCTGTGGCGGGATTATAAACAGTTCCGCAAAGACCACAGGGCGGTGCGTGCGTTTCTGGAAAAGGTCGATGAGAATCTGGACGATCTGAGCATCCGCATCCGTACCAACAGCAAAAAGGAGCTGGTGCGGTATGTGCTTGAACAGGAGTCCGTGAGCATCTCCTTTAACGAAAACGCCCTGCGGCTCTCCGGCGAACTGGCCAGCGTCAATGAATTGCGGTTTGCCTTTATTCCCTCCTCATGGCTCTGGTTCGGCAGCGTTCACGAGACCATCGGGAAATCGGTGGGCTCGGCCTATGACCAGATCATCCTCAAGGCCATGTTCATTCAGCTGGTGCAGAAGGCCGAGTCGATTGTCGAACCCCGGCGCATGGGCCCGGTTATCACAGACGGACAGAAATTCCGGTACTCCCTGGAGGAGATCCCGGCCTTTTACCACCTGGCGAAATTCACCCGCGACCTTCAGGCCCTTGAAAAACACATTCGCATCTACAACGGGCTGGCGGAATCGAAAAATTACCTTTATGAGTTCGGGCAGGTGGTGGAATACCTGTTCGGCATCCGCCTCAGAGAGAGCTTTTATGTCCGGTCGAGATACTATTCCCAGGCCCGGCAGGAGGCCGGGCGCTGGTCCTTTGACCCGGAAATCACCAAAATCTTCCGGGTCAAGGCGTCGAAATTTACCATTGACCGGCTGGCCCGCCGGTTTCCGGAGGATTTTTCCGAATCCGACCCAGTGGACCGCCGGTTGCAGACCCTGTCGGAAGCGCTGGAGGACTTCAGCCGGATGGGCCGTCAAAGTGTGCGCAACGACCGGCCTGTCCGGGAACTGCTCGGCACCATCTCGGCGACGGAAGCCCTCCTCCTCCGGGAACGCTACCAGTGGCTGGCCTGGGAAAAACTCGCACAGGCGGAACCCTTTGAACGGCTGCTGAATGAAATCAGCCAGTCGGCCTTTCTCGGCCAACCTCTCAGCGATAAGGTGCGTGTTCTGGGGGAAGAGGGATTTGCCCAGCTCCGGGAAAAACTGAAATCCCGTCAGGCCGCCCTGACCGGCCCCCTCCTGGCCCGGCAGGCGGACAACATCCGAATGCAGCTGTCGGACGACGTGATCGAATTCAGATCGAGCCTTGAGAAACTTCTGGGATACGATTTTATGAGCGCCCGCCGGGATCAGTTCCGGGATGTCCGAACCTGTTCTGACGGCACCCGGCTGGAGTGGAACATCAACCTGCTCCGTGACACAGTGAAAAGCCTGGAGGATTACGAGCGCTTTATCCGAAACGAATACCGCGAATATTCCCCGGCCCTTCAGAAGATGGTACTCAGGGTCGCCAAAAGCCGCATGGACCGGGAGGTGCAGGGCCGTATCGCCGGGGCTCAGACCTGTGAACCGCTCTCAGACCGGTTTCTCCGCCAGCACCGGGAAACCGTGATCAGCTCTGAGATTGTCAATTTCAAAGACGCCTCCAGGCTGCTGAGCCGTCTCCGGGCCGACTGCGGACGTCTGGACCTGACGGACGCCCATGTGGTTCTGTCGGAACTCCTGCGCTGGCAGGCCAACCACCTGCTGACCGCCATCGACAATATTCTCAGCTCTGAAAACCTGTATACGGTCCGGGGCGGGGATTTTTCCTGGTGGGACGGCACGGGTCCGGCCCTTTCCCTGGCCGCCTTTGACGTGGTGGACCAGAATGAACTGGCCTATTATCTGCAGCTTCAGCGCAACCGGGTCCGGCATCTGGCCTATGAATATGCCGAGCCGGTCATCACCCTCTTCATCAGCAACCGGATGGATGAGCTGACCCTGAACAAGTGGAAGCGGATTCTGTCACAGGTGCAGGCTTACGAGAGCAAAAAGCCGGGCAACTCCGTCACCGCGCTGGAGAAATTCGTTCTCTTTGAGCTGGACCATATCAGTGACCGGAATTACCGTGAGAAAATTCCCCCGGCCCGGCTGAACGAAGGCTCCGGCGACATTTTTCTGGAGGCCCGGAACGCCCTGCGGCGAAAGCTTTACGCCCGGTGTCAGCGGCTGGCTGCGAAAACCCTGATGGCCGATTATGCCACGCTCCGGGAGTTCTTCAACCGGAAGCTGGCCGGACGCTTTCCCTTTGCCGCCATCACGCCGCAGACCGCCTGGTTTGCCGAGGCCGAACCGCAGGATATCCGCGACTTCTACCGGCTCCTGGACCGTCGCCTGAAGGACAACCGGGATCTCTTTGTTCAGGATCACCTGTTCGGCGTTTCGGGCGGCCATGTGTATGATTTCCTGAAAAAGACGGAGCGGCTCCGGGGCCTGTTCTCCGGCTATCTGGATGAACCGGCCGAAGCGCCGTCGCAGCCGGATGAGGCCGAAGAGGGGAAAGCGGCGGAAAAGAAAAAACCGGAAAAGGATGGCCAGCCGGAATATCCTGCATTAGATTTTGATATTGAATTTCGCGTCAACCGGAATCACGAAAAGCTTGCCAACCGGATCATCGGGTGGACGTTCACGGTGGGCGACCAGGTTTTCCGGTACGGCGGCCCGAAAAAAACAGGCCGCTGGCACTGGGGCGAACCGGTCTCCCTCTCGCTGAGATGGCCCCGTAACTATCCCGGCTACCCGGTGCTGCCGGGCAACCGCCCCGGCCTCACCCTGGACGGCAAGACCGTCACCTGGACATTCAGCGACCCCTGGGCCCTGCTGCGGCTCCTGAGACTCCACGCGGCCACGCCGGGGGATTTCGACACCCCTGAGGCGGCCAGCCCCCACACGCTGAAATTCGAGGTCAGCACCGTTCATGTGGATCTGAATGAAGAGAAAAAAGAGAAGCCCGATCCCCAGGAGCCGCCCAACACCCGTGTCTATCTTCGCCTGAACCTGATCACGCCGGATAAAAACAAAACGATGATCACCACCATGCCCGTATTCCCGGTGAAAGCGCCGGAATTGAAATGGCGTTCAACAGACGGAGGCGTTTATGAGCCAGAATATACAGAGACCGGCAGTTCCCCGCTCCGAATCGACGGATAA